A stretch of DNA from Pseudomonadota bacterium:
AAGGTGCTGCAACTCTTGGTGACGCACTTGGTGCGGCCCTTGCTGGTGCAAAAACTGATGAAGAAAAGCCTGCTAAGAAAACAGCAGCTAAAAAATCTACAAAAAAATCAGCTGAGTAAAGCGTGAGCAAACTCGTGACTACTTTTGTAGAAATGAATCAGAAAAACCGTCCGAGACGTCTCGGGCGGTTTTTCCTTATTGGTTTGGTTGTTCTTGGTCTGTTTATGTTTCTTGGAAGAGAAGCTGGTCCAAACAAAGCTGAACCGCATATTGCAACACTTCGCATTGAGGGCATGATCCTTCAGGATCTTGCGCTTGAGCAAACGCTCAAAGAAATTGAGACCAACCCGAATGTTAAGGGTGTGATTGTTTATGTGAACTCTGGTGGTGGCACCATGACTGGTGGCCTTTCACTCTATCAGGGTCTTAAAAATATTCGCGAACAGAAACCTGTTACCGTGCTTATGGGTGATATGGCAGCTTCAGCTGGTTATATGGCTGCACTTGGTGGTGAGTATATTGTGGCAAGTCCTGCGACACTTACTGGGTCTGTAGGCGTGTTTATGCCGCTTGTGGATGCCAGTGGTTTGATGAAAAAACTAGGTGTGACATCTGCTATTGTTGAAAGTGGCGACCTAAAAACGGCGACGCTTCCTGTGCAAACACGTACGCAAAAACAAGATGCTTACTTACAAGATATGGTGATGGATTTGCAGGACCTGTTCATGCAGGTTGTGTTGGAAAATCGTCAACTTACTGAAACGCAAATGAAAACGATTTCAGACGGCCGAGCAGTTACTGGAAGACAAGCGTTTAAGTTGAATTTGATTGATGCCTTAGGGACCCAATTTGACGCTCAGAGCTGGATTTTTAATACCAAGAATGTTGACAAAAGCCTTCCTTTTGTAGAGTATGTGTGGGCTGAGGAACACTCACTACTGAAGCAGTTGTTGATGGGAAACTTAAGTGAATCACAACTTGCTGTTTCGTTACTCGCACATATAGGGAATACGCTGAGTGCCTTAAGTTTGCCTCAGTAGAAATAAATTTGTAAAAAATAAGAGAGCATTATGACAAAATCTGAACTTGTTCAAAAAATGGCTGCGCAAAACCCAACATTGCCAATCTCTGATATCGAGCTTGTGGTAAACACAATCTTCGAAGAGATTTCAACGGCACTGGTTCGTGGTGATCGAGTTGAACTTCGTGGGTTTGGAGCTTTTAGTGTTCGTGAACGTGAAGCTCGTGTTGGACGTAACCCACGCACTGGTGAATCTGTTAAGGTTCCTGGTAAGCGTGTACCGTTCTTCAAAATGGGTAAAGATCTTAAAGAGCGTATCAACTCTTAGAGAAATCCAAAAAAGGCGCTCTGTTATTACAGGGCGCTTTTTTTATGTTAGGCTATCAGCTATGGAACCAATGAAAAAAATAACAGCACTTCTGTTCTCATTTGTGTGTATTGCCCTGTCGCTTTGGGTTGTCGCACATAACCTGAATCACACAACTCTCTCACTTGGCTTTATGAGCTTCTCTCAGCCGCAGTGGGTCTGGATGCTTGCTTCAGCTTTTGTTGGGTTCCTTCTGACGGCACTCGCATTTCAAGCGCGTGTACTTCATCTTAAGTTTCAAATGAGACAGTTGAGGAAGAAACTGCTCCTTCAAGGAAAAGTTGCGCCTAGGAATGAAGAAAGCCTTGGTGACGAATCACCAAGGCTTTCAAAGTTAAATAAACTAAAGAACTAAAAGGTTATCTTTTTGCGAGCTGCTTGATCATCTCAAGCGCTGTTTTGCGAGAACCTTTATCTTCGATAGCGTAGTATGCAGCAATCAGCTGGCCTGTTTCTTTATTGCTTAGGTTTTCAAGATCTAGACCTTCAACCTTTTCTGCTACCGCAAGCCCACTTTGTTGTGTGCTACCGATACCATCAAAAAAGAAACTTACAGGTACTTTAAGGAATTTGGAAACAGCGTATAAGCGGCTTGCTGATACACGGTTTGTTCCGTTTTCGTACTTTTGTACCTGCTGAAATGTAATACCGAGTGCAGATGCCAGTTTCTCCTGGCTTATACCTGCAAGCATACGACGTTGTCGAATTTTTTGTCCAACATGAATGTCGACTGGATCTGGCATAAGTCTCCTTGCTATTTTGGGCATCTTCTTCTTCCTTCTCTTCCTCTTATGGAAACGGAAGGCGCAATCCGGATGCCAATTCGAAGATCGACTATAATCTAAAATATGTCTGATGAAAAGCGAAAATTTAATTTTGTTTTAAAAATCAATGATTTCTACTAAGTGTGGTAGGTTGATATTTTGTCTACAATCTGGAATTGCCAGCTTTGTATACGGTGTGGAAGGTTAGGTTGTATGATCCATTCTGTAACACGTCATGTTCTAAAATGGGACAACTTTAAGGCGAGTTTCTTACGAGTTATTGATTCAATTGAGATTATTCGGAGATGTGAGTGTAGAGGATGCAAAAAATAAATCCCAAAATGAAACAAAAAACCTCCCCCACGAATGGGAGAGGTTCTTTTTCGATGAAGAGGGGGATCAATTTTTAACGAAAGATCCGAGGCAGGATAATTACACACCAAAGGATCGCAAAAAATATGAGGATAAAATCCCCATCATTATCTTTTTCTGATGTTTGATCTTCGGTTGCTTGTTCTGCAGACTTTGCAGCTTCAATGCTTGCACGCAGCTCCTCTTCAACTTCAGCCAATTGATCTTGGTATGCCTCAGGCTGCCCGGCAAAGGTGGTGAGCATCAAGCCGCTGTTTTCATCACCGCCAGCATCATCTGCATAGTCCAGAATCACGCCTGTGTCCCAGTCAATGATTTGGCCTGTGTTAAAGTCAGGACCATCAAAGCGCTGAAATGTTGGTTCAATCCATTCGCCGTTTTCAGCAGAAGGGGCTTCACCAAGCTCTTCAAAGCTGATGCGAACCATGGCAGCATCACTGCTGCGGTCATGATAAATCACCAGTTCACGTTCCCAGTTAATGACGCGCACGTAAGTCCGTGTATCACCATCTGCTTTGAACTTGAATTTGTGCACGGTAATGGCACCATTGGCTTCGGTCGGTTCAATGACCTTGGCCCGAGCAAAGAAAGCCGCCTCAGCATCTTTCATGGCTTGAAGTTCAGCCAGTTGTAGGTTCAGTTGCTCTACTTGCGTGGTGAGTGCGGCAACGGCTGCGCTCTTGTTTTCAATGGAGGCAACAAGTGCATTTAGTTCTGCGGTTTGTTCTTCGAACTTGTTGTACTTGATAGCTTCTAGCTCTGCGATAGCGCTTTCCAGTTGTGCTTTCAGGCTTTCAGCCTCTGCAATCGCTGCAATGGTTGCGGCTTTGCGTATTTCAAAGCTGGCAAGTTCAGAGTTTTGCTCATCCAGAATTTGCTGGTTGGCAGTCACTTGAGCACTTAGCTCTGCAAGCTCTCTTTGCAGGCGTTCTTTTTCGCTCTCACCGCAGGCGGCCAGTAGCAAAGATGCACCAAGGGCCAGCGGCAGAAGCGTGCGTTTCAATGAAAACTTCATGAGAGAGTTCTCCTTATATGGTAGAAAGGGAGGGGAAAGATGTAAATTACACTGTGTATACATTGCTGGGACGGGCAAAGTCAAGGAAGATTGCTTTATATGATTAATTGGATAGCGCTTGCGCTGATTTTTAGTTTTATTCGAACTGGCTTTACCATGCTAAATGAGTGGGCCAAACTTCCGGGTACGGTCATGTTGGTTTGGCGTGGTTTTTGGCCATTTATTTTTATGACGCCTGTTATGTGGCTGATTGAGATGCCTTCTGACCCTAAGTTTTACCTCTTTATTGCTGTGAATGCGATTTTTGCAGCCATCACGGATGCAAGAAACTTTGAAAGCTCAGCACGCTTTGGGGGAGGGGTGACCTTACGCTTGCAACCTGTTTCTCTGGTTCTTGTTTTTCTGGCATGGATTGCTGTTTCAGCAGAGCAACGCGCTTTGGTTATGAGCCATCCGTATCATATGTTGGGCATTTTAGGGTGTCTGGCGCTTGGTGCTGTGGCACTTTCCCATCTCAGACATTGCCATGTATCTAAGCGTGCGTTTATGTATCTTTTGCCAACAGTCGCAGTTGCTCCGTGGATTGATGTATTTAATAAACTGGCGATGGATACCGTTGGAACTTGGCATGCCGTGGTGACATATATTTGGTTCCAGAGCGGCCTTATGACAGTGATGGGCATTGCCTTTTTAGCGATGAAACAAAAAGCTCATTTGAAAGCGGTATCTCAGGTGAGTCAGCAGCACCTTGCTTTTGGATGTGCCATGGGGGTAATTCTGGTGTGTGCTGGCCTAAGTAAGAATAGTTCTATGATGCTGACGCCAAATCCAGCCTATGTTGCAGCAATTGCTATGGTGTCACCCCTTTGGGCAACACTTTTGTATAAAGCCATTGGAAAAAAAGAAGAGGCCAATGTGGTTATGGGCCTCCTCTTTGTGTTTTTTATCACCTTGATGCTCTTGATTGCGGGGCTTATCCCTCAGGCTGAATAGCAACCTTCACTTTTTGAGCATCTGTTCCGTACTCAGCAATAACAGATGGGTATTGGAGTGAAACCGTGTTCTTCTTGCTTGATTCACTACGGAGCTGGCCGCAGGCTGCAAGAATATCTTCCCCACGTGTTTTACGCACGGTGACATCACATGAGTATTTCTCAAGGATACGTGCAAACGCATGCATGCGGTTGTTGCTGCTGCGCTCAAACGGGCTACCTGGCCATGGGTTAAATGGAATCATGTTAACCAGTGATGGAATGCCATCAATCAGCTTACCAAGGGCATGAGCATGCTCTTCTGTATCGTTGGTATGGCTCAGCATGACGTATTCCCATGTGATACGTCTGTGAGACTTAAGAGGATATGCACGGACAGCTTCAATGAGGTCTTCAACAGGGTACTTCTTGTTGATCGGCATAATCTTAGTACGTGTCTCGTTATCTGGAGCGTGGAGTGAAACCGCAAGGTTCACACCAAGTTCGCCCACCTTAGCAATATCAGGCACCACACCTGATGTAGAAACAGTCAGCTTACGGCTACTCATGTTAAAGCCATTTTCGCTCATAAGAACGCGCAAACTTTTAAGCACGTTATCTGTGTTATAGAGGGGTTCACCCATGCCCATAAACACAACGTTGGTGACTTTACGTTTGTTGCCCAGCCATTCACCTAGTTGACGTTTTGCCAGGTATACCTGTACAAGAATTTCTGCTGCCGTAAGGTTGCGGGCAAGGGCTTGGGTTCCTGTATGGCAGAAACGACAAGTCAGCGTACAGCCAACTTGAGAGGACACACACAGTGTGCCTCGTTCGCCTTCAGGAATGAAAACAGTTTCAACTTCGTGTCCGTCATGGAGTTTAAAGAGCCATTTCACAACGCCGTCGGTTGCTTTTTGCTCAGCTGTGATTTCAGGGAGCTCAAAGCTTATCACCTCAGCCATGCGGGCACGGTCATCCTTTGAGATGTTGTTCATCTCATCTGGGTTAATGACGCCTTTATCAAAAACCCAATCGCGGGCTTGTGAGGCACGAAATTTCTTTAAACCAGCCGCTTCAAACGCCTCTTTTAGGCGCTTTGGCGATGTATCAAGGATGTGTAATGTATTTTCCATGCCCTTGATGTAAGGTGTTTCGCTGCTTTTTACAAGGCGTAAAACGCTCCTAAATGGTTTATTTACGCAATTTTTTTGTTTTAATCAGCTTTCGCAGAGCGCATGTATGCCTGATACACTTACGCTTCCACGACTTCTTAAAACAAAAAACTTATCGTAAAACGCTGATAGACAGCTTAAATACATTTATAAATCGTTTTAGCTGTGCTATTAAAAGGTGCAAATATAGTTTGAAAGTAAAGGACATACTCGTCATGGGATTTAAATGCGGCATTGTTGGCCTACCAAACGTAGGGAAATCAACACTTTTTAACGCACTGACAGAAAGTGCTGCGGCAGAAGCTGCAAACTACCCATTTTGTACCATTGAGCCAAACGTAGGTACAGTGGCTGTTCCTGATAGTCGCCTTAACATCCTTGAAGGCATTGTAAGCCCAGAGAAAACAATCCCAACACATATTGAGTTTGTAGATATTGCTGGTCTTGTTGCGGGTGCAAGTAAGGGTGAAGGCCTTGGGAACCAGTTCCTTGCTAACATTCGTGAAGTGGATGCCATTGCACATGTGGTGCGTTGTTTTGAAGACGATAACATCACGCACGTGGCTGACCGTGTAGATCCTGTAAGCGATATTGACGTGATTCACACAGAGCTAATGCTGGCTGACCTTGCAAGTGTTGATAAAATGATTGAGAAGGATGCTAAGAAAGCAAAAAGCGGTGATAAAGAAGCAAAGAACCGCATTAGCCTTCTGACGAAATACAAAGAAGCTCTTGAAGACGGTAAAATGGCGCGTATCGTTGAGCCAACATCTGATGAAGAAGAAGTGGCACGTCAGCTAACTCTTCTGACAACAAAGCCAATCTTCTTTATCTGTAACGTAGAAGAAGACAACGTTGCGACAGGGAACGACCACAGTAAAGCTGTTGAAGCTTACGCAAAAGAGCATGATGCAAACGCTGTTGTGGTTTCTGCTGCCATTGAAGCTGAGCTTGTTGGCCTTTCTGGTGAAGAGAAAGGTGAATTTCTTGAAAGTCTTGGCCTTGAAGAAGCAGGCCTTGCTCGTGTGATTCGTGCAGGTTACGACCTTCTTGGTTTGATGACATACTTTACAGCAGGTGTGAAAGAAGTACGCGCTTGGACTGTGCGTGAAGGCAGTACAGCTCCACAAGCAGCTGGTGTGATTCATACAGACTTTGAAAAAGGTTTCATTAAAGCTGAAACTGTTGCCTACGATGACTTTGTAAGCCTTGGTGGTGAAAGCGGCGCGAAAGACGCTGGTAAGCTTCGCCAAGAAGGGAAAGAGTACATTGTCAAAGATGGTGACATTATGCACTTTAAGTTTAACGTCTAAAAACATTCCTCAGCAAACCTGCAAATTGGTTTGCTGCTAAGAAAAAGCCTGCTCATGTATTTCATATACACGACGCGGGCTTTTCTTTTTGCAAATACAATTTTCGGAATTCCTGAGAAACGTTTTTGAAGAGCTGTAAAACTGATTTTATTTTCTATTAGCATAGTGCTAGCCTAGAGGAGTGTGAGGCGAATAGCCGAACCAAAACCTTCAGAGGTTTTGAGCGATTTAAAGCATTAAAAAACAGGACGGAGTATTGTTTTTACAAAAATAGCTTTAAACCAAGATATTGTTTTGTGAGCTATCGTCTTTTTGAAATAGCGAAGCGTATGAAAAAAGCGAGAGCGTAAAGCAAAGAAGAAAAGGGCAATTTATGAAAAACAATTTCCTAAAAATTGTGGCTGTGTTAAGTGTATTGCATACAGTATCTTTTGCACGTTTTAGCTGGGGAGAACCAGATATGTTTTGGGGCAAGCCCAAAGAAGCCAAAAACACACATGTAATCATGCTGCATGGCATTTTGAAGAGCGATTCGCATATGCGTTGGCTCGAAAAGGCTTTTGTCAGAAAAGGCTACATTGTTTCCAATGTGAATTACCCAAGTACCAAGAAAACCATTGAAGAGCTTTCAGATAAGTTTCTGCGCCCTGTTATTGAAAGTAGCGAAGCAGAGAAGATTGTTCTGCTGGGTTACTCTATGGGTGGCTTGTTGATTCGCTCTTATCTTTCAGGTGAGGTTGATCCTCGCATTGAGAAGGTGCTGATGCTTGGGACACCCAATGGTGGTTCTGAGATTACAGACTTCTTGAAGGATACGCCAATTCTGGATGCGTTTTATGAACGTGGCTTTGGGGTTGCGGGTCAGCAGCTGGGTACCATTGATAACGTGGCCAAAAACTGGACATTGCCTGAAACCATTCAGTACGGTGTGATTGCCGGAAAGTGGACTGTTGACCCTGTATCGAGCGTGTTTATTTTGCCTGGGCCGAATGACGGCAAGGTGACGGTGGAAAATACCAAACTACCAGTTAAGCATGAGCATGTTGTACTTCCTGTCAGTCATATGTTTATGCCGCAAGCCCGAAAGGTCATTAAAGCAAGCCTTCGCTTTGTCCATAAAGGGCACTTCTAAAATCGAAAACAAAAACAGCCGCCTCATTGGGCGGCTGTTTTGCATTATGCAAAAGGAAAGGGACAAGCGTAAAGCTTGCCCCAATCAATCGATTTATTGTGCCACACGACGTGCAGACATGGTGTTTTCGCCTTCTTGGACGAAATACTGGTTGCCGTCGAGGGTTGTGATCAGCAGGCCGTTGACAATGTTGCCGCGGATATTCATCCGTGCAGAGGTCACGCCATCGGCTGTGAATTCACGACCAATCCAGCTACCACGACCATGACAGTCTTCACCGTTTTCGGAGAAAACCAGAACGTAGGAGTCGGCACCGGAAGTGACGTGCTTGTGGAAGTTCTGCGAAACTTTCCGCTTCAAAGGGAAGCAGCCGTTGCGCTGATTGAAGGGGCCGCCCTGCATGCGCAGGTGCTGACCATTTTCGTTGAACACAGCGTTCATCGAATCAGCAGCAGAATAACCAGCAGGTACAACCTGCGGATCGGTCAGGCCTGAGCCGTTGTTGCCAGCGATGCCAGCGGTTGCGGTCAAGGTCAGAGCGATTGCAGTTGCGATCAGAGTTTTCATGGCGTGTTTTCCTTTGTATGTAAAACGCCGAGTGCATCTCGTAATGGTGGAATAGATGCAAACAAGAGGACCCTCCACAGGGTTGTGAGATGGTAGAACGGAGCACATAATTGGCGGTAAAGCCAAAATGTAAATTTAAAGCCTTACCTCATATTTGTTTATGTAGGGGGGAGTTAATAAAAAATCAACATTTAGCTGACATTTGCAGTGCTTGCTCTCAGCGCTTCATTTTCCAAATATAAAATTTATAAAATAAAACGCTACACAAGCGTGTGTCTTGGCCTAAAGCTTTTTATGTCTATCCATCTCGCGCGAGATGGATAGAGTATGCTTTATGCCGCTCAAAACCTCTTAAGGTTTTGGCTCAGCCAGATGGCTTCGCACTCGTATAGGGTACGTTATCCTATAAAGTTGTAGCGCTCTTCAGGTAGGTAGACCTTGTGGCCGTTTGCATCATTTTCTGTTTGGTACAGGTAGTACTTTGGTGCTGTAAATGTGAGAGCAGGTACATGAGGAAGGTTTTGCATGATATAGGCAATGTCCTCTTCGCTCACATGCTTAAGTCGCATAAGCGTAATGTGTGGCGTGAATGTGCCTTTAAGTGGCATGCCTAAGTGCTGTTGCACAACCTTATCCAAGTTGTTCTGGAAACTTATAAGGGCATCGCTATGTTTAACACCAGCCCAAATGTAGGTTTGGTTCTTCACTTGAAAGTAACCAATTTTTCCAAGAGTGAGTGGAAAGCTTTTAAAACGAGAGTTTTTGAGATGGGCGTCAATATCGCTCACATCAAAGCGTGTTTGGTAGCCCATATATTTAAGAGTGATGTGCAGATTATGGTCTGCAGTGAGGGTCATGTTTTCCCATAGGTGAGGGGGGATGGAGCAAGAGATAAGGTGCTGAGCCTCGATTAAGGCTTCCTGAATATCATCAGGAAACTTGCCAAGGCCCAGAAACGTATTCTTTTTAACTGTCACCATGCTCCCGAGCGTATTTGAAAGCTTTTTTGATGACAGGCAGAGCTTCATAGCTAGCAAGTTGGCCTTCTTCGGCAAGCTTGACAACTTCGTCTTCTGTGTAGAAAGTCCAGCCCACCATTTCTGTGCTGTCTTTCAGTTGAGACACTTCACCATCAGAAAGCATGTAAACATAGTCAAAGGCAAGGTGATCTACATCAGCTTGTTCAAAGTACTGTTGCTTTTGCTTGAGCTTGATGCTGACTGTTGTCTCTTCCGTGAGTTTTGTGTGGTCAATTTTAATAGAGCACTCTTCAAACACTTCGCGGGCAGCACCTTCGGCAACAGATTTGTCACCACTATCAAGGTGGCCACCTGCGTACCAAAGTAAACCGGCTTGCTCAACGCCTCTACGGGTCGCTAGCATCATTTTATCACCATGAATCATGATCACCCCACCAGAGAGGCTGTAATGCGTCCACGGGCTAATGTAGTGCCAGTCGCGCTTATAGATAAGCTTCAATACAAGTTGCGCCAGTTTGTAACGAGTACTCCCTGGCGCAATACGTAAGCCTTTTTTACTGTTTTGGTCACCCATAAGTTATCCTAATTTTTTATTTCTTTGAGGAGCCCTTTCTTCCTTCTTACATCTTAAGTACATTTCAGTACTCTACGTCTTAGAAGGAAGAAAATTCTCTCTCAAAACAGTCTGTCGCCTTTAAATAAAATTTAAGACAACTGAGTTGTTTAGTGCACATCCTTCCAAATTTGGCGCTTCAATGCGTAAGCAAGCGCTGTGAAGATCAGAAGGTAAAGGATGATGTAAACACCAAGCTTCTTACGTGCAAGAAGCTCAGGTTCAGCAGTCCATTGCATGAAGTAAGCAACGTCGCGAGACATTTGCTCAACAGTCGCCTCTGTACCATCGTGGTACTCAACCTGACCATCGTTAAGTGGTGCAGGCATCGCAATCACGTGACCTGGGAAGGCGTGGTTAAAGTAACCGCCATCTGGTAGGCCGTCTTTAAAGTACTTAGCGTATTTTGCTGGAACATCGTCTTCGTAACCTGTGAGTAGTGCAAATGTGTAATCTGCACCAAATGGACGTGCTTTGTTCATCAGAGATAGATCTGGAACAACTTTACCGTACACGGCTTGCGAGTCTTCTTCGCTCAGCTGCGAGATCAGTTTATCGTTGATACCAAGGTCCATCTCAGCAGCAAGTGCTTTCGCGTCTGCTTCAGTGAACTTGGCTTTCATCAAGTTACGGTGAGAGATGTATTTAAAGCTGTGGCAAGACAGGCAAACCTGCGTTGCTACCGTGTAACCACGCAGCAGCTGGTCTTTATCCCAGTCCGCAACAATCCCTTTAAAGCCCCAATCTTGTTCAGTTGGTTTTGGAGTACCACCTGCTGCAAATGACATCACAGGAAGTACAGTTGCAAGAGCGAGTGTAAATAGTGTTTTCATGTTTTTATTCTCCTTACTCTTACAAGCTTTTTGGTACTGGCTTTGGTTTTTCAATCTTGTTTACCAATGGTAAAACAAGGAAGAACGCAAAGTGGTAGAATGTTGCAAGGCGACCAATTGTAATGTAGATGCCTTCTGGTGGTTTTGCGCCAACC
This window harbors:
- the sppA gene encoding signal peptide peptidase SppA; this translates as MNQKNRPRRLGRFFLIGLVVLGLFMFLGREAGPNKAEPHIATLRIEGMILQDLALEQTLKEIETNPNVKGVIVYVNSGGGTMTGGLSLYQGLKNIREQKPVTVLMGDMAASAGYMAALGGEYIVASPATLTGSVGVFMPLVDASGLMKKLGVTSAIVESGDLKTATLPVQTRTQKQDAYLQDMVMDLQDLFMQVVLENRQLTETQMKTISDGRAVTGRQAFKLNLIDALGTQFDAQSWIFNTKNVDKSLPFVEYVWAEEHSLLKQLLMGNLSESQLAVSLLAHIGNTLSALSLPQ
- a CDS encoding integration host factor subunit beta, translated to MTKSELVQKMAAQNPTLPISDIELVVNTIFEEISTALVRGDRVELRGFGAFSVREREARVGRNPRTGESVKVPGKRVPFFKMGKDLKERINS
- a CDS encoding LapA family protein is translated as MEPMKKITALLFSFVCIALSLWVVAHNLNHTTLSLGFMSFSQPQWVWMLASAFVGFLLTALAFQARVLHLKFQMRQLRKKLLLQGKVAPRNEESLGDESPRLSKLNKLKN
- a CDS encoding helix-turn-helix transcriptional regulator, whose product is MPDPVDIHVGQKIRQRRMLAGISQEKLASALGITFQQVQKYENGTNRVSASRLYAVSKFLKVPVSFFFDGIGSTQQSGLAVAEKVEGLDLENLSNKETGQLIAAYYAIEDKGSRKTALEMIKQLAKR
- the rlmN gene encoding 23S rRNA (adenine(2503)-C(2))-methyltransferase RlmN, whose amino-acid sequence is MENTLHILDTSPKRLKEAFEAAGLKKFRASQARDWVFDKGVINPDEMNNISKDDRARMAEVISFELPEITAEQKATDGVVKWLFKLHDGHEVETVFIPEGERGTLCVSSQVGCTLTCRFCHTGTQALARNLTAAEILVQVYLAKRQLGEWLGNKRKVTNVVFMGMGEPLYNTDNVLKSLRVLMSENGFNMSSRKLTVSTSGVVPDIAKVGELGVNLAVSLHAPDNETRTKIMPINKKYPVEDLIEAVRAYPLKSHRRITWEYVMLSHTNDTEEHAHALGKLIDGIPSLVNMIPFNPWPGSPFERSSNNRMHAFARILEKYSCDVTVRKTRGEDILAACGQLRSESSKKNTVSLQYPSVIAEYGTDAQKVKVAIQPEG
- the ychF gene encoding redox-regulated ATPase YchF — encoded protein: MGFKCGIVGLPNVGKSTLFNALTESAAAEAANYPFCTIEPNVGTVAVPDSRLNILEGIVSPEKTIPTHIEFVDIAGLVAGASKGEGLGNQFLANIREVDAIAHVVRCFEDDNITHVADRVDPVSDIDVIHTELMLADLASVDKMIEKDAKKAKSGDKEAKNRISLLTKYKEALEDGKMARIVEPTSDEEEVARQLTLLTTKPIFFICNVEEDNVATGNDHSKAVEAYAKEHDANAVVVSAAIEAELVGLSGEEKGEFLESLGLEEAGLARVIRAGYDLLGLMTYFTAGVKEVRAWTVREGSTAPQAAGVIHTDFEKGFIKAETVAYDDFVSLGGESGAKDAGKLRQEGKEYIVKDGDIMHFKFNV
- the thpR gene encoding RNA 2',3'-cyclic phosphodiesterase, with product MVTVKKNTFLGLGKFPDDIQEALIEAQHLISCSIPPHLWENMTLTADHNLHITLKYMGYQTRFDVSDIDAHLKNSRFKSFPLTLGKIGYFQVKNQTYIWAGVKHSDALISFQNNLDKVVQQHLGMPLKGTFTPHITLMRLKHVSEEDIAYIMQNLPHVPALTFTAPKYYLYQTENDANGHKVYLPEERYNFIG
- a CDS encoding NUDIX hydrolase encodes the protein MGDQNSKKGLRIAPGSTRYKLAQLVLKLIYKRDWHYISPWTHYSLSGGVIMIHGDKMMLATRRGVEQAGLLWYAGGHLDSGDKSVAEGAAREVFEECSIKIDHTKLTEETTVSIKLKQKQQYFEQADVDHLAFDYVYMLSDGEVSQLKDSTEMVGWTFYTEDEVVKLAEEGQLASYEALPVIKKAFKYAREHGDS
- a CDS encoding cytochrome c1, whose amino-acid sequence is MKTLFTLALATVLPVMSFAAGGTPKPTEQDWGFKGIVADWDKDQLLRGYTVATQVCLSCHSFKYISHRNLMKAKFTEADAKALAAEMDLGINDKLISQLSEEDSQAVYGKVVPDLSLMNKARPFGADYTFALLTGYEDDVPAKYAKYFKDGLPDGGYFNHAFPGHVIAMPAPLNDGQVEYHDGTEATVEQMSRDVAYFMQWTAEPELLARKKLGVYIILYLLIFTALAYALKRQIWKDVH